TTGTCCCAATACAAACATAATGGTAACCAAAACATAATGATCAAGCTAAATGATCTCTGGGAACTCTGTATTTGGAGTAGTAGAACCCTTACCTGTCTCTGCTGTTGGGAGACTTGGTATCCCATTCCTGCAATGGGCTGATTCTGCATTTGCTGAAGTAGGAGCTTTTGCTGAAGTGGCAAAGGTGACCTTAGCAAAGGCTGGCTTGGTAGAGATTGGGCGGGCTGAGAAGAtggttgttgctgctgctgctgctgttgctgctgctgttgttgctgctgttgttgttgttgttgctgctgctgctgttgttgggCTGAAATCGAGctctgctgctgttgctgttgctgttgttgagcTGAAATTGAActctgctgttgctgttgctgctgctgctgctgttgctgttgttgctgctgctgttgctgctgctgctgctgctgctgttgctgggtGTAGTGTAGGAGAGAAGGCTTGTTCTGAGAAGGCAAAACAGAAGGCATCTGCTGGTTTGCTTGATCTGagttaaaatgaaacaaaggctTGGTGTTGCCCTGACGGGGCTCCATGGCTGGGTGCGGGTTGTTAATAAAACTTCGACTGAGATCCTGAGGCTTTTGCTGCATGAGCACATCCAGGTGCCCACCCTGGGCTGAGGGGCCAGCCTTGTACATGTAGTTAGCCATTACTTTCGACTGGCCGCTGCCACCAGCTACCCCAGACATGGGGGAGCTCTGTGGGCTGAATGTCTGCTGACCAAAAGAAGGGCTGGGGATTTTCTCCTGCCCAAATGGACCTGGTGATGGTCCAGCAGAAGAGGGCAAGGCTGACCAGTTGGTAGGCTGGTgctgctgctggtgctgctgcATCCGGGCATGCTGCTGACGATTGGCAGCTATCTGTTTGAGCTGCTGGGCATGGGATACTTCCTGCCAGCTTGGCAGGGCCCGATTTGCTCCTGAGCCTGTCTGAGGCTGAGCCTGGCTCTGAGGGACTGAAGGGATTGGAGATGAAGTGGAGAGGGCAGAGTTGGCCATGGAGAATGTGGGGCCAGCTGATGGGGGCCTCAGCTGAGGAGAGCCTGAGGGGCCTTGAGTCAGGCCTGGTGAGTATTCACTTTTGATCACTATTTTCTCCATGGGTAAGGAGGGCCTAGGTGTGCTCCTCTGGCTTTGCTGACCCAAGTCAATGTTAAATGGGTCATCCTGCTTTATGGTGGCATTGATCATGTTCTCCAGTTCAAGGTCACTCATGGGAGGCACAGATATGTTGGTCAGTTCATTGAAGAGTTCCTGCAGCTCAGGATCCATCAGTTGTTCTCCAGGGTCGTCTCCATACCTATTAGGAAAAATATTCTCTTGGGTCATTTGGCCATCCATGTGCTTACTGCACGACAGAGTCTCTCCTGGCTCCTTCTTTACCTCCTTTAAGCCCATGTTAAACAGGCCATTGCCAGGAGAATGTGTATGGGATGGGAGAGTGTTAGTCTTTCGCAGGGGTGCTTGGCTCATAGGCAAGGTCCCTGACATAATCTGACTTTGTCCATTGTTTATTTGGAGGCCACCTTGTCCTGCAGTGAGATTCTCCCCAACACGAATTCTTTTGATATCAAGAAATGAGTTGTCCACAAAGCCATTGGGTCGCTTGCTGTTGGCAGGAGATAGGTTAACTACCTGTTTTCTTTTCAAGGAACCCTGGAGCTGAAAGACAGAagggaacaaaaaggaaaaataagagaaattaatCAAATTATGCTTCTAATAAAAAGTGATGtgatatttaaatgtttcttctaTTTATACACAagattcaggttttttttttttttttttttttttttaaaggcacaaaGAAAGCACAAATGAAGCACAGTCTGGTATATAATGAAACTCTCAGtagcacaaacaaaacaaaataaaatatttctggagGGGCAGGTCAATTAGGTTAGAGATCAATGGTTCCCATGAGTGGTTCATAGGTCAATGGATAAAGATTCCTTCAAATATCATAAGAAGTTATTCACAGTACCTAAGATTAAAGCACTGTTATTTTCTGGAGAAGGCCAAAATATTCCACACGTATGCACACACAACCCCTCGCAGCTACAGATGATCAGAGTGTGCACAATTTTAAGCAAGATAGAAAACACTCACAAGTCTAAAGCTGGGACCAAatctctagtttcttttttttcacagACCCAACCCCTTCATCACTATTATCCTCTAAGCAAGTAATTAGAATAGTTCTCAGGTCTAAGGAGATATTCTATTATTGttcatctatttttcttcctataaTTCCACTGCTTTGCATCCAAGCCTATGCAGCAACCTTATGTGGACACACAAAAGCCATGAGATGATCATTTCTCATATGAGATACTTTAAGCACCGATTTTCCTGGGAAttcatttcttctgtttcctaTATCTAAATCTGATTACCAAAACGAAAGTGTTAATTGCTCAGGCTCTGGAAGCAGACTAAACTGAGCTCAAGTGCCAATTCTGTCACTGGATGCTATGTGACCGCGGCAACTTAcctgagcctcaattttttaatccagaaaatggggatgataacacTTAACTCATAGGAAGGGataagataatgcatataaaagtttAGAAAGTGCCTGTTACAGTAACAACTCAATAAACAACAATTTATAGAAAAAGTGTGGCTTACTACATTCTGAAAGGGGAGCATGTCTCTAAATAGCAACATGTTTAAGCTTTTCATGAATGTTAAAGCACTTCATTCACAACCTAGCAATCAGATTATACTTTATGAGCCTTAAAATTTACAGAGAAAGACTTAAGAGCCATATAATCACActcataaattaaaaagaaacataaaacattcATCATTCGTCCTCATCTCCTTGCTGATTTGTCTCTGAAGTGAGAGACCATATCTATCAGTGTGGCTTTCCCAGTGCTGCAGACCCACTGAAATTATTCAGCGTTTGCTCAGCATAACTGTAAAATACCTGAGGCAAAGAAGACATTTCCTAGATAGAAAATTCGATCACTTCTCctttcttgtcttctcacttATGGCTACTCTCTCACCTATGGCTACTCTCTCACCTATGGCTACTCTCTCACCTATGGCTACTCTCTCACCTGCCTGAAGATTTCTAGGTAGACtaattaagaaaaggaaattcacaTAACTGAGTATGTATTACATACCAAACACTTGAATATGGTTACTTTATTGCCCTTCATCTGCACATCAATCCCATTAGAAAGATATTATTACCCTTAACTTATAAACAAGGAAACCAATACTCAGAcaagctaagtaacttgcccagggtcacacagctagcaagtgggCTTTAACTCAAGGTTTGTGTGGTTCTAAAGCCCATGTCATTTACACTCTACCATGCTCTAATTAACTTGTTTAGGGCTTGGGTCAACCTAGCATGAAGGGGCCAGGGGCAGTAACTACAGAGACATCCTAGATTTCAGGTAAAGGATGAGGAATATGAGAACGGCCAGGATGCAGTATAGAGCTGGGTGGGGGGAGGCGGGAATCTGCTTTTTGTCATCTGGCTCATCAATACTTGTTTCAGTCATCCCTTATCTGTAGTTTTGCTCACTCACAGATGGTAAATAGTTATGATGAATGTGTCATGTTGGTACAACAGATTATAACCATTGATGATTGGTAATCAGAGAAAGGAATCTGACCGAAGGCAGGGCGATTACTCCCTTCCATGGGAATTTTGGATTTGGAGAAAGTGAGACCAGGCTCTCTTTAGGTGGCTGTATCTATAAAACTTGTGAGCTGTTGTTCCATTATGTTAACTAGAGCCATAGAGGAAGCACATCtgtagaaacagagaaaaatgaagcagaggaGAGACACATGTTTTAATATCATTCAGGAGCTTATTTCCAATCCCATGTCAGCTCTGCATCTCTGCTTGTTTTCTCTGATACACTATGGAATCTTTATAATGAATTTCCATGTTGCTTAAGCTAATACAAATTGGGTGTCTGTTACTTTCAACCAAAAGTTCTAACCAAGTTCCCTGAGATCACATTTAGTGACGAACAATTTGCAGCAAGGGGCTGGGCATGCTTTGTACCTGGGTGTGAACTTCCCCTCTCCCCGCATCTCTGCTGTCTCTGCATGATTTGCTGACTCCTAATCTTGTCCACTCACTGGTGTAGACATCATCACAGAACACGGTCAGCTATCACCACATTCAGCAGAAACTCAGTTACCACTGTCTATCCTCATGGGGTCAGGAAGAACACAGACCAGAGAGTGTCAGCCATGTTGcttctgatttatttcagcatAAATTGCATTTTGAAGGTTCTTTCACAACTAGGAAAGAACAAACAAAGGAGTACATTCTTTTTCCAAATTTGGGTTATCACCTTTGATTTATTTTCCACTGCTTTGAAAAAACCTGTTCAGCCAGATTCTCTCACTGCTCTGGCCACTCCCTGGGCAGTGCAGTACGCGCTCTGGGAAACAGCAGTCACACTTTCTTTAGGCCATGAGGAGTGTAGAGACAGTAATAGAATTAGTGATAATTGTATAATAATGAGTCATTTATTGAAGGCCTGCGTGTGAGATGTTGTACTAAGCACTTTATGTGaataatcttatttaattctcacaactctcAGAATCTTCACAACTCTATAAAGTTGATATtatttcttcccctcccccattctgcagatgagaaaacaagttTAGAGATTGAGTATCTTTTCAAAGGACAGACAGAGTAAGCAACGAAGTCAGGAATCAAACCAGGCATTCCCACTGCACAGCCTGTGCTCTGCAGTAAGTGACACCCTAGGTCCTGACACAAGTAAATGGTACCCACAGCTGTGTCTTCAGGAAGCCAGGGATCTCGTCCTGATTCTTCCATTAACTTGCTTTGTTACTTTAGGGAAAATACTCCACTTTTCTGGGCCGTAGTTTTCCTCTCCTTTATAAATGGGATTATCTCTGAGATCATTATCCTGCCCAAAGCCAGAAAATAACAAGCAATAAAGGAGGGAAGTTTGGGATCCAAGCACTATGTGTGGTGGCGTAAGGTTACCCGCAAGCACAACTGGAGGGATCCCTTAAGATAGGGGACAGAAGAACTCACGTGTGATTCCATTAGGATAAAAGACACCCATCAGAATTTCACTAGGCATGATACTTTACCAAGAGAATTTGGGGATAGGCTGTGCCCTACTTTCTAGAAGTTTCTAAACTAGTTATATCACCGAGGCCCACTGAATGCCTACATGCAGTAGGCACCAAGCTACTGGCACAAGCACCATACAATCTAAATGATTCTCAAGGATCACTTTTTGCTTTGAAATATCTCCTTTGCTGGACTAAAATTCTTCCATTAGATACATGGGTTTGAATTATATTATAGAATCTCTCAAGATGCAAATACTCCAGAAGCAACAGAGGAGGAATATAGTCAATAATACCCCAAGGAGAAACAGTTTATGAGAAAATTCAATGCCAACTTATCAGAACAAGAATAAAGTCCTAAGGGAACAAGACCTAATCAGGGGAATGGTGGGGAATAAAGGCAAGGGTTTAAATAGAGAAGGCTGGGGGTAAGACTATGGGAGTTGGGAGCTCCACACTGTGGACCTTTTGGGTGGctaggagaaaagagaagggggAAAGGAGAAGTATTAGGGTAGTAATGTCCTGAGGGGCAGCAGGGCCTGAATCTTCCAGAAAACAGTTAATGATACTGGAAAGGTAAAGGGAAGTATCTCCAAAACAAATCCTTCCCCAAGGGCTGACCTACCCATTAGGCATGGGATACACAGTGCCCAGGGCTCACAGTAGTTacagaacagaaggaaaaaaataagattttaggtTGAAGAACTGTTTCAACATATGTTAATTTAACTGTTtcaatatatgttaatatatctcTATGCCAACACGgtcataaaatacaatttttaatattttttaaggaatAAGGGGCTTCAAAGGCAAGAGTATGTGTGTTCTATGAAAGCCTCTCACCTCCTAACTATTGTGTACTGAATGCTTATTCTAGACAGGCACTCTGTGGCGTAAGTACTTGTTTAATCTCATGGCTCTCTGAGGCTTATATACCCATTTCATAAGTGAAAAAATTGAGGTTCCTGACATTAAGATTACACAGTAAAGATATGGAGGCAGGATGCCAGCCCAGACATGTCTGGTTCCAAAGTCCTAATTCTGAACCACTAACCATACTGCTGTCTTCTCTTTCGGCCCCTACCTTGCCAAATGCTGACAGTGTTCTGAACACAGTGAACCCAGATAGCCAAGACAAAAGGCCAATAGAATGAAGATGCATTGTGAGCACAGGGCAGGGGTAAGGGCATTCAGGACACAGGGGGTTGGATGGCAAGGAGAGAATGATGACATCATTGGTGGGGTTGATGGTGAGAGTTCAGGCCATCACTCCCGAGGCTCCAATATAGGACAGGAAAGAGACAAAAGGTCATTCGGTCAGTCAAAAAGATTTACTAAGCAGCAGAGAGAGTTCTGAACCATATCCTATCAAATCATCCCGGGCACAAGGGAAAATATGCAGATGATTAAGCCAGCAGCAGGATGTAAAGGCTTCCAATCAGCACTACATCTCAATCTTTGCACTTTTTCCACTACCTAGGTGGATAagaagcattttttattttgcatgatAAATCTGTGCCTCACAATTATGTTTAATTCATGAGACTGTGCATTTAATATCACCCTTTCACTGGCCATCCGAGGAAGGGGCTTGTTTTGggaatgattttcaacaaggcaAGTCCAGtctggtttgcagatgacacagAAACCACTGTACTTTCTTTTGCTGAGATTCAACAAACTGTTTCTTTTCACTCCTGTCCTTGTTCTCATTCTTCCATTTGGACACCTAGATGCTATTTGAGGCCTCCGGTCTCTGCTGGGGAAAGGCATAGGCCTGTCCGGGGCAGGGTTCAGACACAGTGGCCCGCCTGCCCCAACAGCTGGGATTGAAGGTATGAGAACGCCTAGGAACAAGGAAAATCCAGCACAGCAGAACTGGGACTGGGGTCCTCAGTAAACTGCTTCTTTTTAAACAGCTATGCTTCACTTTTCCAAAGGACTTGAAACATAAACTTTCTGGAGGGATTTGAAAATGCCATTATTGCACAATCCtctggtttctgtttcttcccctgCCCCCTATCCCTTTccacaaaataaatgcattcttTGTCTCCGGTGCTGCCCTAGAAACAGGGAATGTGCCACACAAAGGTAACAATTCAGTCCATAGGTCACTTTTTTTCACCCCAAGTAGACTTCTGTCTTTCTCAACCAGGCATAAACACAAGAACCAAATCTGCCACTGCCTACGTACTCAAGGGAATATCTTGGTTCCATCATCTGTAAACTTTCCTCGGGCTATTTTACTCATGGCTGATTAGAGAGAGGATTGTGGATAGATAACATTAGAAAGAGACCAACTCGAAAGATAATGTATGACTCTTGATTTGATTCTTGAAGTAAAAATGTTTAGGATCCAGGAATAGTCAATTCTAGCTCCTCAAGTATTTGGAGGTGAGAGTAATTCCTCCCTGCCTTTCCAGCCCCAGCACAAAATAGGTTTGTCAGGCTTTTACTAAAGACAGAAACAACCTTTACTTCTTATTTGGCCCTATCAAGTTCTGAGCTTCCCTGTATTACTAGATATTATTTTGTGGCCACACAGTAATCAGGTTTGCCCAACCAGATTTTAAGCTCTTTGAAGGTGGGCATTCATTGCCTTATACTTCTCCAAGTTTCTTTCAGTACCTACCACGATGCTGGGCATATTCTAGGTGTTTTAATAATTATTCGTTGACCTCAGTGCCTGGGAAATGGGGTCCTTCTAACTATTGCGTGGGAGCAGTAAAACAATGCTAAAAAGGAGGTTATGGCTTGTGGGGAACATTTTCATATCAAATTCACAAGCAAATTAATGGTTCCACTAGAATTTTGCTTGagtgattattttccttttgtttttacttttttaaaaacatttttatacattttttagtagaagtgcagtattgccatgttgcccaggctggtcttgaacttctgggctctggccatcctcctgcttcggcctcccaaaggtcatagagattacaggcgtgagccaccatacttgcccattgattattttcctttaaaccCTGAAGTCACGAGAATGTGAAGCCCTGAGAactagaactgtgaaaaaaatgtattgtcaTTCATGTGAACCAGAAGTGAAGGGGTGTGTGAAGCTTTGTGATTGACACAAAGTGTTGTTGAGCTTCCTGACAGGACTGCAAAGCTGGGATGCAAGTTGAAGCCCCATCTGGACTCCATGCCCTTCCTGGGTGAAAGCACTGGAGCAGACACGGAGCCAGGACATGTTTCCTTATGAATTTCAGTAACTCGTACTTTCACTCCTACAAGAAAACATGtgaggttttttggtttgttgttttatgttttagggcttttgttgttgtttttctttctttctttctttttttttttttttttctcgagatggagtctcactctctcgcccaggctggagtgcagtggcacgatctcggctcactgcaacctctgcctcccaggttcatgtgattctcctgcctcggcttcccaggtagctgtgattacaggtgtacaccattacctctgactaatttttgtatttttagtacaaacagagtttcaccatgttggtcaggctggtcttgaactcccgacctcaaataatctgtccgcctcggcctcccaaagtgctgggattacaggagtgagctaccgcacctggactttttgttgttgtttttagtgtAAGGGTCAGAGGAGGCATATTAGATCTTTCTAGAAAATTGGTTCCATAACTTTGTTCCATAAGGTTTGTACCCTGAGAAATGTGACTATTTTAGTCAAcaaaatagctttttttcttcttcttctttttcttttctgagacaggatctggttCTGTCTGGAATCAGACAGAACTGgagccatccaggctggagtgtagtggcacaatcttggctcattgcagcctcaaccacccaggcttaagtgatccttttccctcagccactggagtagctgggactacaggcatgtgccaacacacttggctaattttaaatttttttgtagagatggagtctcattatgttgcccagggtagtctggaactcctggactcaaggtatcctcctgcctcgatctcccaaattgctgggattacagctgtgagccactgtgcctagcccaaaATAGCTACTCTTTATGAAGCCCAAGATACAGCTTTATATAGAAGCAGGAGCAATGCGAATTCAGGTTCTATATAGAGAAAAGCAGTTAACATACTGCCCTTCTGAAGGTACTCAATACCAAGCTCTCCCgtattcaaaatttatttgatgccttccccacctccccttTCTTAGATTTAGTGGTTGGCTTGTGGAAGAGTAACTAAATGACTTGGAATTTGCCTCGGAAACACTCATCattacaagacagaaaaaaaggtaTTTCATGATAGCATTTTGTCAGTGTGGACACTTCCATCACTTCCCCATGGAGAATGTTCCAAGTTTATCTTTAACCAACAAAATAGTCATTGAGGAGAAGGGGAAGTGAACCAGTGCAATATTACCTCGGAAAGGGACACATCTCTTATCAAGATAAATGGGAAGTTGTGGGATCTAGAAAGAGCACAAGACTCAACCGCCAATAAACCTGGGTTCTAAATGCTTCTCTCTTCCTACTTACTGCACACGTCTAAACTAGTCACTTACCTTACCTGTATGATATGGACAATAATACCCCATGTCTCAGGGTTTTGGTGGGGATTAGCAACATGCATGTAAAACATCAGCATTATTCCAAGCTCAGAGCAAAGCTCCATCACTGGCAGCTCTTTTTCAGTAAGAGAGGTGAACTTGAACCTTAGGCTGGTCTGACACTTCCCACTGTTATCCTGACTATCCTATGAACAAGGCATGtgctagaaaaagagaaaatgaaggt
Above is a genomic segment from Chlorocebus sabaeus isolate Y175 chromosome 1, mChlSab1.0.hap1, whole genome shotgun sequence containing:
- the MAML2 gene encoding mastermind-like protein 2 isoform X2, whose protein sequence is MSGTLPMSQAPLRKTNTLPSHTHSPGNGLFNMGLKEVKKEPGETLSCSKHMDGQMTQENIFPNRYGDDPGEQLMDPELQELFNELTNISVPPMSDLELENMINATIKQDDPFNIDLGQQSQRSTPRPSLPMEKIVIKSEYSPGLTQGPSGSPQLRPPSAGPTFSMANSALSTSSPIPSVPQSQAQPQTGSGANRALPSWQEVSHAQQLKQIAANRQQHARMQQHQQQHQPTNWSALPSSAGPSPGPFGQEKIPSPSFGQQTFSPQSSPMSGVAGGSGQSKVMANYMYKAGPSAQGGHLDVLMQQKPQDLSRSFINNPHPAMEPRQGNTKPLFHFNSDQANQQMPSVLPSQNKPSLLHYTQQQQQQQQQQQQQQQQQQQQQQQQQQQSSISAQQQQQQQQQSSISAQQQQQQQQQQQQQQQQQQQQQQQQQQPSSQPAQSLPSQPLLRSPLPLQQKLLLQQMQNQPIAGMGYQVSQQQRQDQHSVVGQNTGPSPSPNPCSNPNTGSGYMNSQQSLLNQQLMGKKQTLQRQIMEQKQQLLLQQQMLADAEKIAPQDQINRHLSRPPPDYKDQRRNVGNMQPTAQYSGGSSTISLNSNQALANPVSTHTILTSNSSLLSTSHGTRMPSLSTAVQNIGMYGSLPCNQPTTYSVTSGMNQLTQQRNPKQLIANQNNPMMPRPPTLGPGNNNNVATFGAGSVGNSQQLRPNLTHSMASMPPQRTSNVMITSNTSAPNWASQEATTKQQEALTSAGVRFPTGTPAAYTPNQPLQQAVGSQQFSQRAVAPPNQLTPAVQMRPMNQMSQTLNGQTMGPLRGLNLRPNQLSTQILPNMNQSGTGLNQSRTGINQPPSLTPSNFPSPNQSSRAFQGTDHSSDLAFDFLSQQTDNMGPALNSDADFIDSLLKTEPGNDDWMKDINLDEILGNNS